One part of the Hydra vulgaris chromosome 01, alternate assembly HydraT2T_AEP genome encodes these proteins:
- the LOC136073995 gene encoding uncharacterized protein LOC136073995, with the protein MEYNMISKMKVEELKNYLKLRGLKLNGKKEELVARVFAAIENNVLPIKTAVEVEADLKKEYNLKLELNNMQIPDPFKILNGWMDEEEGMPFWPMLLYPDIFTYLMFNPSELGSKDLSDYKNSKAYSYYKSSWIQPLMYHNLTGSNYCIFKSECRRSQSINDTYHKLWLVLEKSGKIKACHCTCMAGMGQTCNHVAAAMYRVEAAVRNGLTNPACTSTSNEWLPSQKEVAPSKIKDLDFSREDFGERGKKKRKLVDIQKEKYNPLSNNTVQLLNINDVASALRILCRQAFCLLLFQSQK; encoded by the coding sequence ATGGAGTACAATATGATTTCAAAGATGAAAGTTGAAGAGTTAAAAAACTATCTAAAGTTAAGAGGATTAAAGTTAAATGGTAAAAAGGAAGAGTTAGTCGCTCGTGTATTTGCTGCAATAGAAAACAATGTTCTACCAATAAAAACAGCAGTAGAAGTTGAggcagatttaaaaaaagaatataatttgAAACTTGAATTAAACAATATGCAAATACCTGATCcatttaaaattcttaatgGCTGGATGGACGAAGAAGAGGGTATGCCATTCTGGCCAATGTTGTTATATCCAGATATATTTACCTATTTAATGTTTAATCCATCAGAACTAGGAAGTAAAGACTTAAGTGACTATAAAAACTCAAAAGCATACAGCTACTATAAATCTTCCTGGATTCAGCCTCTTATGTATCATAATTTAACAGGAagtaattattgtatatttaaatcaGAATGTCGAAGATCACAATCTATTAATGATACATATCATAAACTGTGGTTAGTATTAGAAAAAAGTGGAAAAATAAAAGCCTGTCATTGCACATGCATGGCTGGCATGGGTCAAACTTGTAATCATGTTGCTGCAGCAATGTATAGAGTTGAAGCTGCTGTAAGAAACGGATTAACAAACCCTGCATGTACAAGCACTTCAAATGAATGGCTGCCATCTCAAAAAGAAGTAGCACCTTCTAAAATCAAAGATCTTGACTTTAGTCGTGAAGATTTTGGCGAAAGaggtaaaaaaaagagaaagttaGTAgatatacaaaaagaaaaatataatcctCTATCAAATAATACAGTGCAGTTATTAAATATCAATGATGTAGCTTCTGCTTTGAGAATATTGTGCCGACAAGCATTTTGTTTACTGCTGTTCCAAAGCCAAAAATAG
- the LOC136073996 gene encoding uncharacterized protein LOC136073996 has protein sequence MPKVNCAVIGCTNSTYRLKKWKKELCNEHQQNIRREECQLCEKPFLLYKFPSENQKNKERQLWVKALRRECINKTLWQPTGSDRVCSIHFVDGIPSTANPTPTLCLGYEIKANKSRRNLLKHPIPLKKQKLNCTAGTSCSTFMTHALTTSPHLLQPTDSNNISTFMTHASGQPYHSNDISTDLDEENNSPQTNILFFSPVSNHSYCSIQSIKVCKVCVDKSNLIESLISKVNTLTLTCQRFKRQILFDSVKSPVFTWRKIKTDAKMNFYTGLSTITLFESLFLLIKPYLPNLFYWSGPKRFTNSKNKKKHALMKKSKKLSQRDEFLLVLMRLRLGLLNQDLADRFGISPALCSRTFTTWIKMLSQVLGKALVVWLPRESIRSNLPPVFVKAGYQKCRVILDCAEVFIERSKSLDKQSSTWSDYKHHNTFKFLIGVSPTGYITFLSSCYGGRASDRFITRDSGIYNLLERGDEVMADRGFQIQEDLILNFCTLVVPPGARLKSQLTAEEVQKTKHVANLRIHVERAVNRIKTYRILNEVCRLACCNMQMIFY, from the coding sequence ATGCCGAAAGTTAATTGTGCCGTAATTGGTTGTACAAATAGTACATATAGAttgaaaaaatggaaaaaagaaCTATGCAATGAACACCAACAAAATATAAGAAGAGAGGAATGCCAATTATGCGAAAagccatttttattatataagtttccatcagaaaatcaaaaaaataaagaaagacaATTATGGGTCAAAGCTTTAAGAAGAGAATGTATAAATAAGACATTATGGCAGCCAACAGGTAGTGATAGGGTATGCTCCATACACTTTGTTGATGGAATTCCTTCAACTGCAAACCCTACGCCTACTTTATGTCTTGGATATGAAATAAAAGCTAATAAATCtagaagaaatttattaaaacaccctataccattaaaaaagcaaaaacttaacTGCACTGCTGGTACCAGTTGTTCAACTTTTATGACACATGCTTTAACGACCTCACCTCACTTGCTTCAACCAACTGattctaataatatttcaaCTTTTATGACACATGCTTCAGGACAACCATATCATTCTAATGATATTTCAACAGATTTAGATGAAGAAAATAATTCAccacaaacaaatatattatttttctcacCAGTATCTAATCATTCGTATTGCTCTATACAATCAATTAAAGTTTGCAAAGTATGTGTTGACAAGAGTAATTTAATTGAATCACTTATCAGTAAAGTAAACACGTTAACATTAACTTGCCAAAGATTCAAAcgtcaaatattatttgatagtGTTAAAAGTCCAGTATTTACATGGAGAAAAATCAAAACTGATgctaaaatgaacttttatactGGTTTATCAACAATCACATTATTTGAGAGTTTGTTTCTACTAATCAAACCATATTtaccaaatttattttattggtcTGGTCCAAAAAGGTTTACtaattctaaaaacaagaaaaagcatgctttaatgaaaaaatcaaaaaaactatcACAAAGAGACgagtttttacttgttttaatgCGATTAAGATTAGGACTTCTAAATCAAGACTTGGCCGATCGTTTTGGCATATCCCCAGCATTGTGTTCACGCACATTCACAACTTGGATTAAAATGTTAAGTCAAGTTTTAGGAAAAGCATTAGTTGTATGGCTTCCACGAGAATCTATTCGTAGCAATCTGCCACCTGTTTTTGTAAAAGCTGGTTATCAAAAATGTAGAGTAATTCTTGATTGTGCAGAAGTTTTTATAGAACGTTCAAAGTCTCTTGATAAGCAATCAAGCACCTGGTCAGACTATAAGCAtcataatacatttaaattctTAATAGGTGTTAGTCCAACTGGATATATTACATTTCTTTCATCGTGTTATGGAGGAAGAGCAAGTGATAGGTTTATTACAAGAGATAGTGGTATTTATAATCTACTAGAACGAGGTGACGAAGTTATGGCTGATCGAGGTTTTCAAATTCaagaagatttaattttaaatttctgtaCTTTAGTTGTGCCCCCTGGTGCCCGCTTAAAAAGCCAGTTAACCGCCGaagaagttcaaaaaacaaaacatgttgCAAATCTGAGAATACATGTAGAGCGAGCTGTTAACCGTATTAAAACGTACAGAATTCTAAATGAAGTATGTCGATTAGCATGCTGCAACATGCAGATGATATTTTACTAA